The stretch of DNA GTGGGCATGTTATGTAGCGAATACGATCCCGCCGAGTTGTGCAAGGCCGGCTTTGGGATCGTCCGCGTTCGTTAATGCGGCGTTCCGTACAGATTCGGCACGTGCTAGCGCGCCGGCATGTCGCGGCTGGTGGGCATATTGCGGCTGGGCTTGAGCAGCCGGTCCGGTTCGGCGGTCTCGATGCGCGGCGTGGCGCGCAGCGTGTCGACGGCCTGGTCGAGGGTGGCGTCCGCCGACGGCGAGATCGCCGTCACCAGCCACACTCCGCCCGACATCGGCCGCTTGACCACGTAGCGGATCGGGCCCTTGATCTCGGCCAGCAGCTTGCCGGCGTCTTCGGACAAGTCCACCGCGGGCGGCTTGAAGCGGACCATGATGTCGCCAAGCGCGCGGTCGTCGCTGATGCTGCCCGGCGGCGGCGCCGAAGCCTTGTGCTGGGCCTGGCAGGCGGACAGCGCCAGCAGTGCGGCCGAAGCGGCGGTGGCAATGGCCAGCACCGCGCGCAGCGAGGCGCGCGGGCGGTGGCCGGTGGGCGGCGCTGGGCGGGTCATGGGGAAGCTCCTGTCGATAAATAAATTGGCGCGGTGCCACGCAAGGCCGCGCAATGTGGCGCGAACCTTAGCCGGCGGCGGCGCGGCGGCCGCGCTTGCCGTCCTTGCCCGCGCGCGCGGGCTGGCCGGCGCCGCTGTCGGCCATGCCCTGCGCCAGCATCTCCTCGGCATGTTGCAGCGTCGTGGCGGTGACGGTGGCGCCGCCCAGCATGCGCGCGGTCTCGACCACGCGTCCGGCCGGGTCGAGCACGCGGATGCGCGAGCGCGTCACCGACGCGTCGGCTTCGGCCGTGGTTTCCTTGCTGACCAGCAGATGGGTCCCGGCCTGCGCCGCCACTTGCGGCAGGTGGGTCACGCACAGCACCTGGCGCGCGCGGCCGAGTTCCTGCAGGCGCCGGCCGACCACCTCGGCGACCGCGCCGCCGATGCCGGTGTCGACCTCGTCGAAGATCAGCGTGGGCGTGGGCGAGGCTTCGCTGGTGATCACCGAGATCGCCAGGCTGATGCGCGCGAGTTCGCCGCCTGAGGCGACCCGGGCGAGCGGGCGCGCGCTGACGCCGGCGTGGCCGGCCACCAGGAACTCGACCTGCTCCAGGCCGTAGCTCTGGCCTTCGTCGAGCGCGTTGAGCGCCGCGACAAAGCTGCCGCCGGCCATCGACAGGCCCTGCATGGCGTCGGTGACCGCGCCGGACAGCGCCTGCGCGGCTTGCTTGCGGGCATGGCTGAGATGCTGCGCCAGCGTCAGGTAGGCGGCCTTGGCCGCGGCCTCGCGCGCCATCACCTTGTTCAGGTCCTGCGCGGCCTGCAGGTCGTCGAGCTGCTGGCGGCGCGCGACCAGTTCATCGGCGAGCTGCTCGGGCGGCAGGCGGTACTTGCGCGCGGTGGCGTGCAGCGCCTGCATGCGCTCTTCCACCGCCTGCAGCCGCTCGGGATCGAGCTCGAGCCGGTCGACATAGCGCGTGAGCGAATGCGCGGCTTCCTCGGCCTGCAGCTGCGCCGGCTCCAGCGCGGCCAGCACGTCGCGCAGCGCGGCGTCGACATCGGCCAGCTGCTGCAGCCGGTGCACGATGCCGTTGAGCGCCGACAGCACCGAGCCGTCGGCCTCGGACAGTGCATCGAGCGCGGCGCGGCTGCCATCGATCAGGCCGGCGGCGTGCGAGAGCCGGTTGTACTCCGACTGGATCTCGTCCCATTCGCCCGGCTGCGGGTTGAGCTTGTCGAGCTCGCCGACCTGCCATTCGAGCCGCTCGCGCTCGAGCTGCATCTCGCGCGACTGGTGCTCGACCGCTTCGCGCTGGCGCACGCAGGCACGCCAGGCGCGCCAGGCCTCGGCCACCGCGGCGGCCTGCTGGGTCAGGCCGGCGTGGGCGTCGAACAGCAGCCGCTGCGCATCCGGGCGCAGCAGTTGCTGATGCGCGTGCTGGCCATGGATGTCGACCAGCTGGTCGCCCACTTCGCGCAGCTGTGCCAGGGTCGCGGCGGCGCCGTTGATAAAGGCCTTGCTGCGGCCGCCGGCATCGACGGTGCGGCGCAGCAGCACGGTCGGCACGCCGCCGTCTTCTTCGCTGTTGAGCTCGCGCTCGGCCAGCCACGCATCGAGCGCGGGATGGGTCGAGAAGGTGGCGCTGACGCTGGCGCGCGGCGCGCCTTCGCGCACCACGCCGGCATCGGCGCGCTCGCCCAGCACCAGCGCCAGGGCATCGATCAGGATCGACTTGCCGGCGCCGGTCTCGCCGGTGAACACGGTAAAGCCGGAGGCGAAGTCCAGGTCGAGGGTGTCGACGATGACGAAATCACGGATGGACAGGCTGCGCAGCATCGTGGCGGGGAAGGATGGTCGGTCCGATGACGGGTCGGGCTCGGGCTGAGGGGCGGCTGGATGGCGCTCAGAGGCGGTTGTCTTCGGACGGGTATTCGTGCCAGTGCAGCTTCTTGCGCAGCGTGGCGTAGTAGTTGTAGCCCACCGGGTGCAGCAGGTTGATGGTCTTCTGCGAGCGCCGCACCACGATGCGGTCGCCCGGCAGCAGCGAGGTCAGCGACTGCATGTCGAAGTTGACGCTGGCGTCGCGCGCGCTCGCCACCTCGATCGTGACCTCGGCGTCGTGCGGCAACACGATCGGCCGGTTCGACAGCGCGTGCGGGGCGATCGGCACCAGCACCACGCCCGACAGCGTGGGATGCAGGATCGGGCCGCCGGCCGACAGCGCGTAGGCGGTGGAGCCGGTGGCGGTCGACACGATCAGGCCGTCGGAACGCTGGTTGTACATGAAGTGGCCGTCGACCGAAACCGCCAGCTCGACCATGCCGGAGATGCCGGAGCGGTTCACCACCACATCGTTCAGCGCCAGCGCGGAGAAGATGTCCATGTCGTCGCGCACCACGCGCGAGGCCAGCAGCAGCCGGGTCTCGGACTCGTAGCGGCCATCGAGCATATCGGGCAGCACGGTGTGCGCGTCTTCCAGCGCAATATCGGTCATGAAGCCGAGCCGCCCGTGGTTCACGCCGATCAGGGGCACGTCATAGCCGGCGAGCTGGCGGGCGATGCCCAGCAGCGTGCCGTCGCCGCCCAGCACCACGGCCACGTCGGCCTGCGTGCCGATCTCTTCGGCGGACAGGGCGGGGTAGGCGGTCAGCCCGGTGGCCAGCGCGGTCTCGCGCTCGAACACCACATCCTGGCCGTTGCGCAGGATATAGGAGGCGATCTCTTCCAGCGGCCCTTCGATGCCGGCGGTGGAGTACCTGCCCACCAGGGCGACGGTCTTGAATGGAGTGCGCACGGCGCTGGCTTTGGGTGGGGCGGACATGCCGGGATTAGACCATACCGCCGTGACGGTTGTCAGCAGGCGCTGGCGGCCCATCCCGCGGCACATCGGGCCGGTCCGCCAGAAGGTCCAAAACTTGCGTAAAATCGGGGCATCATGGATGAACGTTCCAAAACGCTGCTCAAGACCCTGATCGAGCGCTACATTGCCGAGGGCCAGCCGGTCGGTTCCCGCACCCTGTCCAAGTACTCGGGGCTGGACCTGTCGCCGGCGACGATACGCAATGTGATGTCCGATCTCGAGGAAATGGGTTTTATCGCCAGCCCGCATACGTCGGCCGGCCGCATCCCGACGCCGCGCGGCTACCGGCTGTTCGTCGATTCGATGCTGACCGCCAAGCCGCTCGAGCGCAACGCGGACCTGGCCGAGCTGACCGGGCAGATCCAGGACCAGCTGGGCGGCCAGCAGCTGGGGCCGCAGCGCATGATCACGGCGGCGGCGCGCACGCTGTCCAACCTGTCGCACTTTGCCGGCGTGGTGATGACGCCGCGCCGCGCGCAGGCGTTCCGGCAGATCGAGTTCATGCGGCTGTCGGACAAGCGCATCCTGCTGATCATCGTCAGCCCCGAGGGCGACGTGCAGAACCGCATCATCCAGACCGAACTCCCCTACACGCCGGCGCAATTGATCGAGGCGGCCAATTTCTTCAACTCGCACTATGCCGGCATGAGCTTCGACACCGTGCGCAGCCACCTGCGGCTCGAGCTGCAGGACCTGCGCCGCGACATGTCGCAGCTGATGCAGGCCGCGGTCGAGGCCGGCAGCGCCGCCGAGGACGAGGACGACGACCACGTCTATATCAGCGGCGAGCGCAAGCTGCTCGAAGTCGACGACCTGGCCTCGAGCATGGACAAGCTGCGGCGCCTGTTCGATGTGTTCGAGCACAAGACCAGCCTGCTGCAGCTGCTGGACGTGTCCAGCCATGCGCAGGGCGTGCAGATCTTTATCGGCGGCGAAAGCCAGCTGGTGCCGATCGAAGACATGGCGGTCATCACCGCGCCGTACGAGGTCGACGGGCAGATCGTCGGCACGCTGGGGGTGATCGGCCCCACGCGCATGGCCTACGAGCGCGTGATCCCGATCGTCGACATTACCGCGCGGTTGCTGTCGAGCGCGCTGAGCCAGAACTAGTGGTCCGGCGTTCCGGTCTGACCCGCGGCTCTTCCATTCCCGCCGCGCGGGCCCGGCGCCGGTGCGCCGCGCCCGCCTCATCCCGGCATCGCGCCAATCCGGAAGCGACATGACGTTTTCTCCCGAACCGGCCTACCAGCACGGCCAGGCGCCGCGCACGGCGATCCTGCTGGTCAACCTGGGCACCCCCGATGCCCCCACGCCCAAGGCGGTGGGGCGCTACCTGAAGCAATTCCTGTCCGATCCGCGCGTGGTCGAGATCCCGCGCGCGGCCTGGCTGCCGCTGCTGTACGGCGTGATCCTGCCGCTGCGCTCGCGCGCGTCGGCGCTCAAGTACGAATCGATCTGGCTGCGCGAGGCCCATATGACGGGCTCGCCGCTGCTGGTCTACAGCGAGCGCCAGGCGCACGCGCTGCAGCGGCTGCTGCACCAGAACGGCCACGACGTGACGGTGGCGTGCGCGATGCGCTACGGCAACCCGTCGATCGCCTCGGTGATGGAAGCGCTGCGCCGCCAGGGCTGCGAGCAGGTGCTGGTGCTGCCGATGTATCCGCAATACTCGGGCACCACCACCGCCACCGCCTTCGACGAGGTGTTCCGGGTGCTGGGCCAGTGGCGCAACCAGCCGGAACTGCGGCTGATCAAGCATTTCCATGACCATCCCGCGTATATCTCCGCGCTGCAGCAGCAGGTCGCCGCCTACTGGAGCCGACACGGCATGCCGGATTTCGGCCAGGGCGACAAGCTGATCCTGTCGTTCCACGGCGTGCCGCGGCGCACGCTGGAACTGGGCGATCCCTACCACTGCGAGTGCCTGAAGACCGGCCGCCTGCTGGGCGAGGCGCTGGGCCTGCAAGCGGGGCAGTACCAGGTGACGTTCCAGTCGCGCTTCGGCAAGGCCGAGTGGCTGCAGCCCTATACGGCGCCGACGCTGGCGGAGCTGGGCAAGGTCGGCGCCGGGCGCGTCGACGTGTTCTGCCCGGGCTTTCCGGCGGACTGCATCGAAACGCTGGAAGAAATCGCCATGGAAGGCCAGACTGAGTTCAAGGTCGCGGGCGGCAAGGACTTCCATTTCATTCCATGCATGAACGATGCCGCGCCGTGGGTCGCGGCGATGGCGGAGATCGCGCTGCAGCACCTGCAGGGCTGGCCGCTGGCCACGCCGCATGCGCATGAACTGGAGGCGCGGCGCACGCGTGCGCAGGCGCGGGGAGCGTCGGCATGAACGTGGACTTCGAGGCGGATGCGCGCCAGCGCATCGACAAATGGCTGTGGTGCGCGCGTTTCTTCAAGACCCGCTCGCTCGCGGCCGAAGCGGTGGAGCGCGGCAAGGTGACGGTCAACGGCCAGCTGTGCAAGAACTCGCGCGAGGTCAAGCCCGGCGACAAGGTTGCGCTGGAGGCACACCAGCAGCGCTGGGAGCTCGAAGTGAAGGGCATCGCCGCGGCGCGCGGTCCGGCGCCGGTGGCGCAGACGCTGTACCAGGAAAGTGCCGAAAGCCAGTCGCGCCGGGCCGCCGACGCCGAGCGCCGGCGCCTGCAGCCCGAACCCTCCGCGCAGATCCAGGGGCGCCCGACCAAGCGCGACCGCCGCCGCATCGACGACTTCAACGGCTGAGATGGCAGCGCGGCGGCACCGTTGCCGGTGCCGCCGCGCGATGGATCGCCAGGTGGGGCGGGGTTATTCCTGCGCGACGTCCTGGCTGACGAAGGGAACGATGTAGTGCTTGAACACCGCCTTGCCGCTGCCATACTCCGTATCGCGCGGAGTAAAGGCGCCGGACAGGCAGATAAAGGCGGTCATGACCGCCAGTGCGGCCACGAGGCACACCGTCACGACTGGGAGCTTATGCATGGCCAACCTTTCGGAAGCGGCACAAAAATGAACCATCTCCTGGGCCCTCGACATTTTTGTCATTTTTCTTACTAGGAATCTTAGTGAGGGCATTGGCGCAAAGCAATAAGGCGTCGATTGCAACGGGCCGGGCTTTGTAACCGTGTGTTTCGGCGTCGCGCCGGCGCCACTCTTGAAATGCGGCGAGCTGCCACCACCTGCATCGGGCACACGCCGATTTACCACCCGCGGCCAGCCCCACGGCGGGCCGCGACACTGCATTGATACGGATCGACATGGAAGACCAGAAGCAGACGCCATCCAACCAGACTGCGACGCCTGCGTGCGATGAGGCGGCCAGCACCGCCACCGCCAGCCCGGAGACCGGCGCGCCCGACACTGCGGCTGCCGCCGCGGACGACGTGGCGGCCCAGCTGGCCGCCCTGGAAGCCAAGGCCAGCGAGAATTACGACCTGTACATGCGCGCCGTGGCCGAAGGCGAGAACATCCGCCGCCGGGCCCAGGAAGATGTCGCCAAGGCGCACAAGTTCGCCATCGAGAACTTTGCCGACAACCTGCTGCCGGTGATGGACAGCCTGCAGGCCGCGCTGGCCGACGGCTCGGGCGATATCGCCAAGCTGCGCGAAGGTGTGGAACTGACCGCGCGCCAGCTGGCAGCCGCCTTCGAGCGCGGCAAGATCGTCGAGCTCAACCCGGTAGGCGAGAAGTTCGACCCGCACCGCCACCAGGCCATCTCGATGGTGCCGGCGGAGCAGGAGCCCAATACCGTGGTGACCGTGCTCCAGCGCGGCTACACCATTGCCGACCGCGTGCTGCGCCCGGCGCTGGTCACGGTGGCGGCGCCGAAGTAAGCCGCCGCCCCTGCCGTCCTGTCACGGCCCGACGCCCGGTGCCTGCCGGCCCGGGCGTTCGTCATTGGCAGCGCGCCTCATCCGGGGCGAGCCGCATCAGGAGCGAACCATGAGCACCGAACCGCAAGCCGGCGCGCCGGATCCGTCCGCGGCCCCGCATCTGGACCACCGCGCCTTTGACGCCTTTGCCATGCGCGAGGTCGACGATGGCACCATCGACGGCGCCATCGCCGCGGCCGGCGACGCGCTGGTGTGCGTGTTCTTCTGGGGCGTGGACTGCTTCAACTGCGAAATGGCCAAGAAGGCGATGCTGGCCAATCCCGGGCCGGTGCGCGCGCTGGAACTGCACTGGCTGCACGCCAACGTCTATGCGCACCCTGAACTGGGGCGGCGTTTCGGCCTGCACGGCATCCCGGTGTTCATGTTCTTCCAGAACGGCAAGAAGCTGGGCCGGGCCACCGGCTGGCACGGCCACGGGCAGTTTGCCGCGGCCGTGGCCAATGCGCGCCTGAAGGCCAGCGGCAAGCCGCTGGCGGGCTAGCGCAGTCCCGGCTTCAGCGCGTCAGCGCATAGCCGATGCGGAACTGCCACGGCAGCTTGTGGTTGTAGTCGAGCAGGCTCTCGCCATAGCCGACGAAATATCCCGCCATCAGGTAGCCGGCCGTGCCGGGGATCAGCCGCGCCATCGGGTAGGTCAGCTGCGCGTCGACGCTGCCGTACCACTTGCGCGTGCCCTTGCGCAGCGTCGCCGAGAACTCCCATGAGTCCGGCCGCCCATAGGCGATGCCCAGGTCCATGTAGCCGCGGTAGTGGGCGATGTCCGGGTTGTCGGCCTTTTCCACATAGGCGTAGAGCTTGGGCGCCACGCGCCAGTGCCAGTCGTTCTGGTCGCCGAAATAGAAGGTGGGCTTGACGAACACCGTATTGATGCTGCGCGAGTCCGCGCCGTTGCGGCCGTTGGATTCATGCTCCAGGCCGGCGGCCAGCGACAGCCGGCTGATCACGTTGTTGCGCACGCCGGTATCCGACAGGTAGTAGAACACGCTGGGCCGGTAGTTGGTGTCGCGGAACGGCGCCGAATCTTCGCTCAGGTCCCACAGCGAGAATTGGGTGTAGCTGAAGTAGAGGTTGTCGAACAGGCGCTTCGAGGCCGGATCCTCGCCCTCGAAAATGCGGTACTTGAAGCTGAACTGGAACTTGGCGTTGGCGCCATCGTTCGCCCCGACCATGAAGTACATCGGGTCGTGGAACGACAGCCGGGCGCTGTCGCGCAGGTCGGCCGGAGCGGGCGCCGCGGCCTGGGCCGTGGTGACTCCGGTCACCGGCACGGGCGCGCCGTCCGCGGAGTCGGGGCTGTCGGCAACCGCGGCCGGCGCCTGGCTGGCCACCGGCGGCGTCGAGGTGGCCGCCTCGCCCGGCTGCGGCAGCCGGTTCAGCGTGACCAGCACCGGCGCGGCGTCGATGCCGGTGGCATCCAGCCGCACCTGGCCGCGCAGCACCGGCGGCAGCGCCACCGTGTAATGGATGGCGCGATGCTCGCCACGGCGCAGGTTGACCACGGCGGGGCCGGAGACTTCGCGCCACAGCACCAGCCGCACCGGCGCCTGCATCTCGCCGGAGGCGGTCACTTCGAGTGTGTCGGGAATACGGTAGCGGCGCGTGGTGTTGTCGGCCGACACCACCAGGGTCAGCGTCAGCGGCTGGTTGCCGTCGATCACGCGCGGCGGCTGCAGCAGCGCCACGCCGGCATGGCCGGCCAACGGCCAGGCCAGCATCAGCGACAGGCAGAGGGGGGCGACGGCACGGCTGGCTGGCGCCAGACGCTGCCGCGAGAAAAGGGCAGTAGGGGGCATGAAGATGCGCGACGTTGCCGGGTGATGGCAACGTAACTAGGGGAAATACGGAGCCCAAAGCCTACCACGGCCGCCCGCAACGGCTTGTGAGGAATTGTACGCTGCACTTTTTGCGCGTACCGGCGCGCGCTGTCAGCGGCTGGCGCGGCGCCTGACGCAGTCGACGTAGTGGTCGCCGTCCGGCGGCTGGCCGGTGCGCTGGGCCTGCCACAGCATCTCGCCCAGGCATTCCATCAGCTGGTGCTGGGCTTGGTGCGGGGAATCGAGCCGGCGCGCCAGCGCCTCGTAGGCCTGGCGGATGCCGCGCGGCTGGTCGACCGAGACCTGCTCCGAAATCGACAGGTGCATCGCCAGGTGCAGGAAGGGATTGGTCTGGCCTTGCTCGGGGGTGTAGTCCTGCGCCAGCGCGCCTTCGGTGTCGCGCAGCAGGTCCTGGTATTCCGGGTGCTCGCCGATCCAGTCGACGGCAATGGCTTCCAGCGGGGTCAGCACGCCGCCTGCGATCTGCTTCTGCCAGGCATCGCAGAAGAACCGGCGGACTTCTTCTCGTGAGGGATTGAACATGGTGGCGCCATTGTAGACGACGGGGGCGACCCTTGCCGGCGGCCCGACGGTGGTCGAAATGGCGGCGATGGTCCCAAGTAGAATGCGGGATCGCCGACTTCCTGCCTGCCCGATGAGCCCTGCCGCCCCCAGCGCCCCCACCGCCCCGACCGCAGCCCGCGACAAGCTGGCCGGCGTGCTGCTGATCGCGGTCTCGGCCAGCGCCTTTGGCGCCATGGCCATCTTCGCGCGTTTCGCCTACGCCGCTGGCGCGGACGTGTACGGCCTGCTGCTGGTGCGCTTCATACTGGCCGCGGCGGCGCTGGCGTGGGTGATGCGCACGCGCGGCATCGCGCTGCCGCCGTGGCGGCGCGTGCTGGCGCTGGCGGCGATGGGGGGCATCGGCTATGTCGGCCAGTCGTTCTGCTTCTTCAGCGCGCTCAACCATGCGCAGGCCAGTCTGGTGGCGCTGCTGCTGTACCTGTATCCGCTGTTCGTGACCATCCTCGCGGCCATCTTCCTGAAGGAGCGGCTGACCACCGCCGCGGTGGTGGCGCTGGTGCTGTGCTCGGTGGGCGCCGGGCTGACCGTCGGCGGCGGCGCGGGCTCGCCGCTGGGAATCGCGCTGGGGCTGGCGGCGGCGGTGATCTACTCCGTCTACATCATCGTCGGCGCGCGCCTGACCGTCGGCGTCAACCCGATCGCCACCACCACCGTGATCTGCACCGCGGCGGCGCTGGTCTACGGCGCGGTCGGCGTGCTGCGCGCGGGCGCGGGCACGCCGCCGCAGTTTCCGGCCGATTCCGGCGGCTGGCTGGCGCTGGCGGGGATCGCGCTGCTGTCGACCGTGCTGGCGATCCTGACCTTCTTTGCCGGGCTGCAGCGGCTGGGCGCGGCGCAGGCGTCGATGCTGTCGACGCTGGAGCCGGTGGTCACCGTGGTGCTGGCGGCCCTGCTGCTGGGCGAGCAGATCGGCGCGGCGCAGGCGCTGGGCGGCGGCCTGATCCTGGCGGGCGTGCTGTGGCTGACCCGCCGCGGCAGCGCACCCGCCCCGGCGCGCGCCGACATCCAAGGGAATTGAACGGGTTGCTCAAAGGCGATGTCGCGAGGCGCGCCGGCGCTTGGGTACAATCGCGCTTTCTCTTACCTCCGTACAGAAAGGACGCGCATGTCCCAGATCGACCACGCCGCCCTGGCCCAACTGTTCACCGAAGCCCGCACGCACAACGTGTGGCAGGACCGCCATGTGGACGACGCCGTGCTGCACCAGATCTATGAAGCGATGAAGTTCGGCCCGACCGCTGCCAACAGCAGCCCCGCGCGCATCGTGTTCGTCAAGAGCGCCGCCGAGAAGGCGCGCCTGGTGGACTGCGTGTCGGCCGGCAACGTCGACAAGACGCGCTCGGCGCCGGTGACCGCGATCATCGCCTTCGACACCGCCTTCCACGACCAGCTGCCCAAGCTGTTCCCGCACGCCGACGCCCGCTCCTGGTACGCCGGCAACGATGCCAAGATCGCCCGCGACGCGCTGATGAACAGCTCGCTGCAGGGCGGCTACTTCATTCTCGCGGCGCGCGCGCTGGGCCTGGACTGCGGCCCGATGGGCGGCTTCGACGCCGACAAGGTCAACGCGGCGTTCTTCCCGGACGGCAAGTGGCAGGTCAACTTCCTGTGCAACCTGGGCTATGGCGTGGCCGACAAGCTGTATCCGCGCGGCCCGCGCCTGTCGTTCGACGAAGCTTGCCGCATCGTCTGAACCCGCCCGTTACCGGCAAACAAAAAAGCGACCCGCGTGGTCTAATGCCGTTCAGTTAACCACTGTCGTTCCCGCGTAGGCGGGAACCCAGCGACTTCAAAAGACGCTGGATTCCCGCCTACGCGGGAACGACGGTAGTGTTTGATGACTTAACTGAACGGCATTAACCCGCGTGGTCGCTTTTTTTTCAGGCCTTGCCTGGCGCGTGGATCAGGCGGTCCATTGCTGCATCGGATTGCAGGCCAGGTAGCGCGGCGCCTGGCCGATCCCAAGCCGTGCGCGCGCCGCGTCGATCGGTTCGTGCAGCAGCTTCTCGTAATCCTCGCCCAGCAGCCAGCCGGCGCGGCGGCCCAGCCGGTAGCCCTCCAGCACGGCGCGCGCAAAGGCGAGGCTGCCGGTGACTCGCAAGCTCTTGAGCGACGCCGCGATGGCGATGAGGGCCCAGCCCTTGCCGCCGGTCTGCGCATAGCTGAACGCCACCAGCGCGGCTTCGCCCAGGCTTTCGTCGGCGCGGTAGCCGGTCAGCACATGCCAGATATCGTGGATGTCGCGCGTGCGCCGGCCGAACCACAGGTAGGCGTCTTCGAGCACCGGTTCCTGGTCGAGGTTCGACACCTTGGCAAGCCCGTCCGCACTGTATCCCGTCTGTTCTAGGAAGGCGCGATAGGCGGCGCCGACCGTGCCCGGCGCGAAGCCGGCCACGTAGGCGGGATCGGACAGGCGCTCGGCCAGCTCGATGCGCTGGTAGACCATGCGGCGCCCGTCGTGCGTGGCCAGCAGGCGGCGGAAGTTGCGCGGCATCGACGGGCCGTTGAGCGCGCGCATGATGCGGAATACCTGCTCGGTGTCGTTGCCGTCCGCCATCAGCTTGCGCACCGCGCGGAACGCGGCGAAGGCATCTTGCTTGTAAGGGTTGGAAGCCGTCGTGGTAGCCATGGGCGCTCTCCTGGGATCAAGCGAACTGTGCCGGCCGCGGCGCGGTGCCCTGCATCCGCGCCGCGGCGGCGCGCACGAAATCGACGCTGGTGTCGATGGCGGTCACCGGCAGCATATGCCCGCCGCTGACCAGGGTCAGCGTGGCGCCCGGCACCTTGGCCACCAGCGCCTCGCCGTGTTCGGCGAAGTCGAGGATGCGGTCGTCGCGGCCGTACAGCACGCTGACCGGCACACGCAGCGTGCCGTAGTGGCGCAGCAGCGCTGGCAGGCTGTGCGCGGCGCCGATCAGGTCTTCCGACGCCGCCAGGAAATGGCACGGGCGCAACGCCAGCAGGCCGCCGCCGCGGGTCGGA from Cupriavidus taiwanensis encodes:
- the recN gene encoding DNA repair protein RecN, with protein sequence MLRSLSIRDFVIVDTLDLDFASGFTVFTGETGAGKSILIDALALVLGERADAGVVREGAPRASVSATFSTHPALDAWLAERELNSEEDGGVPTVLLRRTVDAGGRSKAFINGAAATLAQLREVGDQLVDIHGQHAHQQLLRPDAQRLLFDAHAGLTQQAAAVAEAWRAWRACVRQREAVEHQSREMQLERERLEWQVGELDKLNPQPGEWDEIQSEYNRLSHAAGLIDGSRAALDALSEADGSVLSALNGIVHRLQQLADVDAALRDVLAALEPAQLQAEEAAHSLTRYVDRLELDPERLQAVEERMQALHATARKYRLPPEQLADELVARRQQLDDLQAAQDLNKVMAREAAAKAAYLTLAQHLSHARKQAAQALSGAVTDAMQGLSMAGGSFVAALNALDEGQSYGLEQVEFLVAGHAGVSARPLARVASGGELARISLAISVITSEASPTPTLIFDEVDTGIGGAVAEVVGRRLQELGRARQVLCVTHLPQVAAQAGTHLLVSKETTAEADASVTRSRIRVLDPAGRVVETARMLGGATVTATTLQHAEEMLAQGMADSGAGQPARAGKDGKRGRRAAAG
- a CDS encoding NAD kinase produces the protein MSAPPKASAVRTPFKTVALVGRYSTAGIEGPLEEIASYILRNGQDVVFERETALATGLTAYPALSAEEIGTQADVAVVLGGDGTLLGIARQLAGYDVPLIGVNHGRLGFMTDIALEDAHTVLPDMLDGRYESETRLLLASRVVRDDMDIFSALALNDVVVNRSGISGMVELAVSVDGHFMYNQRSDGLIVSTATGSTAYALSAGGPILHPTLSGVVLVPIAPHALSNRPIVLPHDAEVTIEVASARDASVNFDMQSLTSLLPGDRIVVRRSQKTINLLHPVGYNYYATLRKKLHWHEYPSEDNRL
- the hrcA gene encoding heat-inducible transcriptional repressor HrcA — translated: MDERSKTLLKTLIERYIAEGQPVGSRTLSKYSGLDLSPATIRNVMSDLEEMGFIASPHTSAGRIPTPRGYRLFVDSMLTAKPLERNADLAELTGQIQDQLGGQQLGPQRMITAAARTLSNLSHFAGVVMTPRRAQAFRQIEFMRLSDKRILLIIVSPEGDVQNRIIQTELPYTPAQLIEAANFFNSHYAGMSFDTVRSHLRLELQDLRRDMSQLMQAAVEAGSAAEDEDDDHVYISGERKLLEVDDLASSMDKLRRLFDVFEHKTSLLQLLDVSSHAQGVQIFIGGESQLVPIEDMAVITAPYEVDGQIVGTLGVIGPTRMAYERVIPIVDITARLLSSALSQN
- the hemH gene encoding ferrochelatase; translated protein: MTFSPEPAYQHGQAPRTAILLVNLGTPDAPTPKAVGRYLKQFLSDPRVVEIPRAAWLPLLYGVILPLRSRASALKYESIWLREAHMTGSPLLVYSERQAHALQRLLHQNGHDVTVACAMRYGNPSIASVMEALRRQGCEQVLVLPMYPQYSGTTTATAFDEVFRVLGQWRNQPELRLIKHFHDHPAYISALQQQVAAYWSRHGMPDFGQGDKLILSFHGVPRRTLELGDPYHCECLKTGRLLGEALGLQAGQYQVTFQSRFGKAEWLQPYTAPTLAELGKVGAGRVDVFCPGFPADCIETLEEIAMEGQTEFKVAGGKDFHFIPCMNDAAPWVAAMAEIALQHLQGWPLATPHAHELEARRTRAQARGASA
- a CDS encoding RNA-binding S4 domain-containing protein — protein: MNVDFEADARQRIDKWLWCARFFKTRSLAAEAVERGKVTVNGQLCKNSREVKPGDKVALEAHQQRWELEVKGIAAARGPAPVAQTLYQESAESQSRRAADAERRRLQPEPSAQIQGRPTKRDRRRIDDFNG
- the grpE gene encoding nucleotide exchange factor GrpE, which codes for MEDQKQTPSNQTATPACDEAASTATASPETGAPDTAAAAADDVAAQLAALEAKASENYDLYMRAVAEGENIRRRAQEDVAKAHKFAIENFADNLLPVMDSLQAALADGSGDIAKLREGVELTARQLAAAFERGKIVELNPVGEKFDPHRHQAISMVPAEQEPNTVVTVLQRGYTIADRVLRPALVTVAAPK
- a CDS encoding thioredoxin family protein, with product MSTEPQAGAPDPSAAPHLDHRAFDAFAMREVDDGTIDGAIAAAGDALVCVFFWGVDCFNCEMAKKAMLANPGPVRALELHWLHANVYAHPELGRRFGLHGIPVFMFFQNGKKLGRATGWHGHGQFAAAVANARLKASGKPLAG
- a CDS encoding phospholipase A, with translation MPPTALFSRQRLAPASRAVAPLCLSLMLAWPLAGHAGVALLQPPRVIDGNQPLTLTLVVSADNTTRRYRIPDTLEVTASGEMQAPVRLVLWREVSGPAVVNLRRGEHRAIHYTVALPPVLRGQVRLDATGIDAAPVLVTLNRLPQPGEAATSTPPVASQAPAAVADSPDSADGAPVPVTGVTTAQAAAPAPADLRDSARLSFHDPMYFMVGANDGANAKFQFSFKYRIFEGEDPASKRLFDNLYFSYTQFSLWDLSEDSAPFRDTNYRPSVFYYLSDTGVRNNVISRLSLAAGLEHESNGRNGADSRSINTVFVKPTFYFGDQNDWHWRVAPKLYAYVEKADNPDIAHYRGYMDLGIAYGRPDSWEFSATLRKGTRKWYGSVDAQLTYPMARLIPGTAGYLMAGYFVGYGESLLDYNHKLPWQFRIGYALTR
- a CDS encoding DUF1841 family protein — translated: MFNPSREEVRRFFCDAWQKQIAGGVLTPLEAIAVDWIGEHPEYQDLLRDTEGALAQDYTPEQGQTNPFLHLAMHLSISEQVSVDQPRGIRQAYEALARRLDSPHQAQHQLMECLGEMLWQAQRTGQPPDGDHYVDCVRRRASR